The following are encoded together in the Acinetobacter radioresistens DSM 6976 = NBRC 102413 = CIP 103788 genome:
- the dkgB gene encoding 2,5-didehydrogluconate reductase DkgB, with product MIIPKIGVGTFRLSGQAVIDSVSQALDVGYRAIDTAQIYGNEAEVGTAIKQSKVSRQELFLTTKIWTGNYAPERMIASLKDSLHKLQTNAVNLTLIHWPAPGLGYSAAELVQSLYQAKKLGLTEHIGVSNFNIAQTEEAIAAVGPDQIVTNQIELSPYLQNRTLVQYLQSQNIQVTSYMTLAYGKVLQDPVLMRIAALHEASTAQIALAWAMQQGFSVIPSSTKREHLLSNLEAQKILLSHEEMQQIAELERNGREISPEQLAPAWD from the coding sequence ATGATTATTCCTAAAATCGGTGTAGGTACCTTTCGCCTGTCTGGCCAAGCCGTCATTGATTCAGTCAGCCAGGCACTCGACGTTGGATACCGGGCGATTGATACAGCCCAGATTTATGGTAATGAAGCAGAAGTCGGTACAGCCATAAAGCAAAGCAAGGTCTCCCGACAGGAGCTTTTCTTAACCACCAAGATCTGGACTGGAAATTATGCACCAGAACGGATGATTGCCAGCCTGAAGGACAGCCTGCACAAGTTACAGACAAATGCTGTGAACTTGACACTCATTCATTGGCCAGCACCCGGTCTGGGCTACTCTGCTGCTGAACTGGTGCAGAGCCTGTATCAAGCCAAAAAGCTGGGACTCACCGAACATATTGGTGTGTCCAATTTCAATATTGCCCAGACAGAAGAGGCGATTGCAGCAGTTGGACCAGACCAGATTGTAACCAACCAGATCGAGCTAAGCCCTTATTTGCAAAACCGTACATTAGTACAATATCTGCAGAGCCAGAATATACAGGTTACCTCTTATATGACACTGGCTTATGGCAAGGTGCTGCAAGACCCTGTTCTTATGCGTATTGCAGCCTTACATGAAGCGAGTACCGCCCAGATTGCCCTGGCATGGGCCATGCAGCAGGGCTTTTCAGTAATTCCATCTTCTACCAAGCGTGAGCACCTGCTCAGTAATCTAGAAGCCCAGAAAATTCTGCTGAGCCATGAAGAAATGCAGCAAATCGCCGAACTTGAACGTAATGGACGGGAAATCAGTCCGGAGCAGCTGGCACCAGCGTGGGATTAA
- a CDS encoding LysR family transcriptional regulator has translation MKSTFEELQVFVSIVDSGSIVKASEQLGQSTSGLSRILQRLESKLNVTLLERTTRKLSLTQEGQLFLERARKIINELNDAEELLLKSDHEVSGKIRIDSATPFVLHVIAPLMQKFMQRYPYIEIELNSHDQIIDLLEHRTDVAIRFGQLNDSSLHARLLTQSRLYIVASPAYLEQYGTPQTAGELLQHQLIGFSSPKHLNTWPLKLGNEYFTATAPIRASNGETVRQLALLHHGITCLSEFLVGQDLAQNRLVALFEDQIELHYQPIHAVYYQQEHLPKRVRLLIEYLVQELSSGFHFEPFT, from the coding sequence ATGAAATCTACTTTTGAAGAGCTGCAGGTTTTTGTCAGTATTGTGGATAGTGGTTCGATTGTTAAGGCGTCTGAACAGCTCGGCCAGTCAACTTCTGGATTAAGCCGTATTTTGCAGCGTCTGGAGAGTAAGTTAAACGTTACGTTACTGGAACGTACTACCCGCAAGCTCTCGCTGACACAGGAAGGCCAACTGTTTCTAGAGCGTGCACGCAAGATTATCAATGAGCTGAACGATGCTGAAGAGCTGCTGCTTAAATCTGACCACGAGGTTTCCGGTAAAATCCGGATCGATTCGGCCACCCCCTTTGTGCTGCATGTAATTGCTCCACTCATGCAGAAATTTATGCAGCGCTATCCATATATTGAAATTGAACTGAACAGCCATGACCAGATTATTGACCTTTTAGAACATCGGACCGATGTGGCTATCCGTTTTGGTCAGCTGAATGATTCAAGTCTGCATGCTCGTTTACTCACTCAAAGCCGCTTATATATAGTTGCAAGCCCCGCTTATCTGGAACAGTATGGCACTCCACAAACTGCTGGGGAGCTATTGCAGCATCAGTTAATCGGGTTTAGTTCTCCCAAGCATTTGAACACTTGGCCTCTCAAACTGGGTAATGAATACTTTACCGCAACTGCACCAATTCGGGCATCTAATGGTGAGACTGTACGGCAGCTGGCCCTGTTGCATCATGGAATTACCTGCCTGTCTGAATTTCTGGTGGGTCAGGATCTGGCCCAGAACAGACTAGTTGCCTTGTTTGAAGACCAGATTGAATTACATTATCAGCCTATTCATGCGGTTTATTATCAGCAGGAACATTTACCAAAACGGGTCAGGCTACTGATCGAATATCTGGTACAGGAATTAAGCTCGGGTTTTCATTTTGAACCATTTACCTGA
- the ahr gene encoding NADPH-dependent aldehyde reductase Ahr translates to MSQKNTIRAYAAMQPGAALVPYEFDAGDLQPHQVEVKVEYCGLCHSDISVLNNDWGSSVYPVVAGHEIIGTIIGLGSEARGLQLGQRVGIGWTAESCQHCDYCIAGDQVMCNGGSKATIVDHAGGFAEKVRADWQWAIPLPDDLDPQSAGPLLCGGITVFDPLLKHQIQSVHHVGVIGIGGLGHMAIKLLKAWGCEITAFTSSLDKTPELIEMGADHVVNSRDSAALKDQYGKFDLLLSTVNVSLDWKSYLHTLAPHGTVHMLGLTLEPMQVPVGTLIGGNKSVTGSPTGSPAALRQLLKFAARKNIAPQIELFPMSQINEAIERLHSGQVRYRVVLKADFD, encoded by the coding sequence ATGAGTCAGAAGAATACTATTCGTGCCTATGCTGCCATGCAGCCAGGTGCAGCACTGGTTCCCTATGAGTTCGATGCCGGTGATTTACAGCCACATCAGGTTGAAGTCAAGGTTGAGTACTGTGGCTTGTGTCACTCTGATATTTCAGTACTAAATAATGACTGGGGCAGTTCGGTTTATCCGGTTGTGGCTGGTCATGAAATTATCGGTACAATTATTGGCTTAGGCTCAGAAGCCAGAGGCTTGCAACTGGGTCAACGTGTGGGTATCGGCTGGACAGCAGAAAGCTGTCAGCATTGTGATTACTGTATTGCCGGCGATCAGGTAATGTGTAATGGTGGTTCTAAAGCGACTATTGTTGACCATGCTGGCGGTTTTGCTGAAAAAGTTCGTGCCGACTGGCAATGGGCGATTCCTCTTCCCGATGATCTGGATCCACAAAGTGCCGGCCCCCTGCTCTGTGGCGGTATTACTGTATTTGACCCCTTATTAAAACATCAGATTCAATCTGTACATCATGTCGGTGTTATCGGAATTGGGGGCTTGGGCCATATGGCCATCAAGCTGCTTAAAGCATGGGGCTGCGAAATTACTGCTTTCACTTCCAGTCTGGATAAAACACCCGAGCTGATTGAAATGGGTGCAGATCACGTAGTAAACAGCCGTGATTCTGCGGCACTTAAAGACCAATACGGCAAGTTTGACTTATTGCTCAGTACCGTTAATGTCAGTCTGGACTGGAAATCCTATCTACACACACTGGCACCACATGGTACCGTACATATGTTGGGACTCACCCTTGAACCGATGCAGGTACCAGTAGGAACCCTTATTGGAGGGAACAAATCAGTGACGGGCTCACCCACCGGTTCACCGGCGGCTTTGCGTCAGTTACTCAAGTTTGCAGCACGTAAAAATATTGCTCCACAGATTGAACTGTTTCCAATGTCACAGATTAATGAAGCTATTGAACGCCTGCACTCAGGTCAAGTACGTTACCGGGTGGTTTTAAAAGCAGATTTTGACTAA
- a CDS encoding START domain-containing protein produces MRKKTIFNICLMLLSLLITQFTSAEQARLKINKQNIKVWTYQMSRNPAASYKAETVFNVPLERAVALIMDVERAQQWVPYMGKISILNRDDQAGEFLLHVVMDLPFPLKDRDLIIQSKITRERNGTVNIRNRGMADSRFSQPDYIRLQDYQGDWTFQRLGANKVKVTTMGYVNPEGSLPISFMNIFVEQQPYQMLKIMRSELERPMYINAKLPVAIQ; encoded by the coding sequence ATGAGAAAGAAAACTATATTCAATATTTGCTTGATGTTACTGAGTCTGTTAATTACTCAATTTACCTCGGCAGAGCAGGCCAGACTAAAAATTAATAAACAGAATATCAAAGTCTGGACTTACCAGATGTCTCGCAACCCGGCTGCATCCTATAAGGCAGAGACAGTATTTAATGTACCCTTGGAACGGGCTGTTGCGCTGATTATGGATGTTGAGCGTGCCCAACAATGGGTCCCATATATGGGGAAAATCAGTATATTAAACCGAGATGATCAAGCTGGAGAATTTTTGCTGCATGTGGTAATGGACTTACCTTTTCCGCTTAAAGATCGTGACCTTATTATTCAAAGTAAAATTACTAGAGAGCGTAATGGTACAGTGAATATCCGTAACCGGGGTATGGCAGACTCCCGTTTTAGTCAGCCTGACTATATACGTCTTCAAGACTATCAGGGGGACTGGACTTTTCAGCGTTTAGGTGCAAATAAAGTTAAAGTCACCACAATGGGATATGTAAACCCGGAAGGCAGTTTGCCCATCAGTTTTATGAACATATTTGTGGAACAGCAGCCTTACCAAATGCTTAAAATCATGCGATCCGAGCTTGAACGGCCTATGTATATCAATGCCAAACTTCCTGTAGCTATTCAATAA
- the dapB gene encoding 4-hydroxy-tetrahydrodipicolinate reductase, with the protein MSATPRIGVLGAGGRMGRILVQAVQQAGYQLAAAVERPESSLVGADAGELAGIGTLGVKVSGQLADVLNDCDVIIDFTAPAATEQHLKLCREAGVAMVIGTTGMNDEQKAVLEESASQTPVVYAANYSVGVNVSIKLLELAAKVFGDTVDIEVIEAHHRHKVDAPSGTALMMGEAIADTLGRNLKEVAVYGREGHTGPRERQTIGFETIRGGDIVGEHTVMFIGEGERVEVTHKATNRMNFAAGAVRAAAWVVGREAGKYDMKDVLGFNDIQM; encoded by the coding sequence ATGTCAGCAACTCCACGTATTGGTGTTTTAGGTGCAGGTGGCCGTATGGGCCGGATTCTGGTTCAGGCTGTCCAGCAGGCAGGTTACCAGCTGGCAGCAGCAGTAGAGCGTCCAGAGAGCTCACTGGTAGGAGCCGATGCGGGTGAGCTGGCAGGTATTGGTACGCTGGGAGTCAAAGTATCTGGTCAGCTGGCTGACGTGCTTAATGATTGTGATGTAATCATTGATTTTACTGCACCTGCTGCCACTGAACAGCACTTGAAACTTTGCCGTGAAGCAGGGGTAGCAATGGTCATTGGAACCACTGGCATGAATGATGAACAAAAAGCCGTACTGGAAGAAAGTGCTAGCCAGACACCTGTAGTTTATGCAGCCAATTATTCAGTTGGAGTCAATGTGTCGATCAAACTGCTCGAGCTTGCAGCAAAAGTGTTTGGTGATACAGTTGATATTGAAGTGATTGAAGCACATCACCGTCATAAAGTCGATGCTCCATCGGGTACTGCGCTCATGATGGGTGAAGCGATTGCGGATACCTTGGGCCGTAATTTAAAAGAAGTGGCAGTTTATGGCCGCGAAGGCCATACTGGCCCACGTGAGCGTCAGACCATTGGCTTTGAAACTATTCGTGGTGGCGATATTGTTGGTGAGCATACTGTCATGTTTATCGGGGAAGGTGAGCGTGTCGAAGTGACCCATAAGGCAACCAACCGGATGAATTTTGCCGCCGGTGCAGTACGTGCAGCCGCATGGGTCGTTGGACGTGAAGCAGGTAAATATGATATGAAAGATGTGCTTGGATTCAATGATATCCAGATGTAG
- a CDS encoding MFS transporter → MKINFPLLALAVGAFAIGTTEFSPMGLLPDIAGDLDVSIPRAGMLITGYALGVMLGAPVMTLWFSSFSRRKALILLMAIFTIGNLLTAVSTSYMSLMGARLITSLNHGAFFGIGSVVAASVVPVHKQASAVAAMFMGLTVANIGGVPLATWVGQNIGWRMSFLAITGLGLLTMLSLWKALPKDHRGSRPDVRAELKVLTRRPVVLAMLTTVLASGAMFTLYTYIAPSLVEFTQASPGFITLMLVLIGIGFSIGNHLGGKFADLSLDKTLIGFFVLLIVSMLLFPLLAKNPLGAAVGLVIWGIATFALVPPLQMRVMSAAHDAPGLASSVNIGAFNLGNALGAVAGGAVLSMGWSYMAVSVSGAVLSIVGLLLVFIQRKGQQPSIACES, encoded by the coding sequence ATGAAAATTAATTTTCCGCTGCTTGCCCTTGCAGTCGGTGCGTTTGCGATTGGTACAACCGAATTCTCGCCAATGGGACTGTTACCTGATATTGCCGGGGATCTTGATGTTTCTATTCCGAGAGCTGGTATGCTGATTACTGGTTATGCGCTGGGCGTAATGCTTGGCGCTCCAGTGATGACTTTATGGTTTAGCAGCTTTAGCCGCCGTAAGGCACTTATTCTACTTATGGCTATTTTCACTATAGGTAATTTGCTGACAGCAGTTTCTACCAGTTATATGAGTCTGATGGGTGCACGTCTTATCACCAGTTTAAACCACGGTGCATTTTTTGGAATCGGGTCTGTAGTAGCCGCCAGTGTCGTTCCGGTCCATAAACAGGCCAGCGCAGTAGCAGCTATGTTTATGGGTTTGACTGTTGCCAATATTGGTGGTGTCCCTCTGGCAACCTGGGTTGGACAAAATATTGGCTGGCGAATGTCCTTTCTGGCAATTACCGGTCTTGGTCTGCTGACGATGCTATCTTTATGGAAAGCCTTACCTAAAGACCATAGAGGTAGCAGGCCTGATGTAAGAGCTGAGCTGAAAGTATTGACACGCAGGCCGGTCGTACTGGCAATGCTGACCACAGTATTGGCCTCTGGTGCAATGTTTACCCTGTATACCTATATTGCCCCGAGCCTGGTTGAATTTACCCAGGCATCTCCAGGATTCATTACCTTGATGCTGGTACTGATTGGTATAGGTTTCTCGATCGGCAATCATTTAGGCGGAAAATTTGCTGACCTGTCTCTGGACAAAACCCTAATCGGTTTCTTTGTATTGCTGATCGTCAGTATGCTGCTCTTTCCGTTACTGGCAAAAAATCCACTGGGGGCAGCAGTCGGACTGGTGATCTGGGGCATAGCCACCTTTGCTCTGGTACCCCCTTTACAGATGCGGGTAATGTCAGCCGCTCATGATGCACCAGGACTTGCGTCCTCAGTTAATATCGGGGCATTTAATCTGGGTAATGCGCTTGGCGCTGTAGCGGGTGGTGCCGTACTTAGCATGGGCTGGAGTTATATGGCAGTGTCGGTCAGTGGCGCAGTACTGAGCATAGTAGGCCTGCTTCTGGTATTCATCCAGAGGAAAGGACAACAGCCTTCCATAGCCTGTGAATCATAA
- the dnaJ gene encoding molecular chaperone DnaJ, translating to MAKRDYYEVLGVSKTASDDEIKKAYRKLAMKYHPDRNPDNPEAEEKFKEASEAYEVLSDSEKRSMYDRMGHSAFEGGFGGAGGGFGGFSAEDIFSQFGDIFGGAFGGGGRQQRQRRGSDLRYVMELTLEEAVRGVKKTITFNAPAPCEVCHGKGSKNPNDVETCKTCHGAGQVRMQQGFFSVQQTCSTCRGQGKIIKNPCHACHGSGVADRQQTLEVTIPAGVDNGDRVRLSGKGEAIRDGQSGDLYVEVVVREHEIFQRDGADLYMDVPVSIADAALGKEIQIPTLEGRVSLKIPEGTQTGKLFRLRGKGVRPVRSSMVGDLLCRIVIETPVNLTSHQRELLKELQASFDGEDSTSSPKKKSFFDRLFD from the coding sequence ATGGCTAAACGTGATTATTATGAGGTTTTAGGGGTTTCCAAAACCGCAAGTGATGATGAGATTAAAAAAGCCTACCGAAAGTTGGCGATGAAATATCATCCGGACCGAAATCCTGATAACCCGGAAGCTGAAGAAAAATTTAAAGAAGCCTCAGAGGCTTATGAAGTCCTGTCTGACAGCGAAAAGCGTAGTATGTATGACCGTATGGGTCATAGCGCGTTTGAAGGCGGCTTTGGCGGCGCAGGCGGCGGCTTTGGCGGTTTTAGTGCTGAAGATATTTTTAGCCAGTTTGGTGATATCTTTGGCGGGGCTTTTGGTGGTGGTGGACGTCAGCAGCGTCAACGCCGTGGTTCCGACCTGCGTTATGTGATGGAATTGACACTTGAAGAGGCAGTACGTGGTGTCAAGAAAACTATTACTTTCAATGCGCCTGCGCCTTGTGAAGTCTGTCATGGAAAGGGTTCCAAGAATCCAAATGATGTAGAAACCTGTAAAACCTGTCACGGTGCAGGACAGGTACGGATGCAGCAGGGCTTTTTCTCTGTACAGCAGACCTGTAGCACTTGTCGTGGCCAAGGTAAAATTATTAAAAACCCATGTCATGCCTGTCATGGTTCCGGTGTTGCAGACCGTCAGCAGACTCTGGAAGTTACGATTCCTGCAGGTGTGGATAATGGTGACCGGGTACGTCTGAGTGGCAAGGGCGAAGCTATTCGTGATGGCCAGTCAGGTGACCTCTATGTTGAAGTCGTAGTGCGTGAGCATGAAATCTTCCAGCGTGATGGGGCTGATCTGTATATGGATGTGCCTGTCAGCATTGCTGATGCAGCGCTTGGCAAGGAAATCCAGATTCCTACACTTGAAGGCCGTGTAAGTCTGAAAATTCCTGAAGGTACCCAGACCGGAAAGCTGTTCCGTTTACGGGGTAAAGGCGTACGTCCGGTACGAAGCAGCATGGTAGGCGATCTGCTTTGCCGTATCGTGATTGAAACTCCGGTCAATCTGACCAGCCATCAACGTGAACTGCTAAAAGAATTGCAGGCCTCTTTTGATGGTGAAGACAGTACGTCTTCACCGAAGAAAAAGTCATTCTTTGATCGCCTGTTTGACTAA
- a CDS encoding aminotransferase-like domain-containing protein: MAFHYQLLASQLAGKIHSQALKADQRLSSLRDFARQHEVSLSTAQSCYELLEAQGLIYVRPRSGYFVKGQSLQNPLPRHLDFQSRPRDVSNLELQIEIQQASIQTNLVHLGAIQLSPQLVPVEALRRSIQRALKHSQPEDFLYSDRQGHKKLRQALSEHWAEDGLYIQPEDILITSGCMPALSLIIQQLTEVGDSILVPTPSFNGQLQLLASLKRKIIEIPASHAGVDLDRLEQMMQSGQVKACLMTANYQNPLGYCLTNTEKAQIAQLAERYRCYVIEDDIYAECGFNLERPLPIKYWDQAGYVIYCGSVSKSLSSAYRIGWVCISQQLQSFRIGLLNGNAIVNTPLQLALADLIYSRSYREHLNSLRPRLMQQVRQYQEYILKAFQGVKIGLSQPEGGYALWLEFPVQIDGLEMYHFAQRHGINIVPGEVFGEDRRYRHFIRLNAGHGLSHEICQSIDKLAEWVKQKLDNTDS; the protein is encoded by the coding sequence ATGGCATTTCACTACCAACTTCTTGCCAGTCAGCTGGCCGGAAAAATTCACAGCCAAGCTTTAAAAGCCGATCAGCGGCTCAGTTCTCTTCGGGATTTTGCCCGGCAGCATGAAGTGAGCCTGAGCACTGCACAAAGCTGTTATGAATTACTGGAAGCTCAAGGCTTAATTTATGTACGGCCCAGATCTGGCTATTTTGTGAAAGGGCAGTCATTACAAAACCCGTTACCCCGTCATTTAGATTTCCAGTCCAGACCGCGTGATGTCAGTAATCTTGAACTGCAAATTGAAATACAGCAGGCTTCCATTCAGACTAATTTAGTACATCTGGGGGCTATCCAGCTATCACCACAACTGGTACCTGTAGAGGCTTTGCGCCGTTCGATTCAGCGTGCGCTCAAGCATAGCCAGCCGGAAGACTTTCTATACAGTGACCGGCAGGGCCATAAAAAGTTACGTCAGGCTTTAAGCGAACACTGGGCAGAAGATGGCCTGTATATTCAGCCAGAAGATATTTTAATTACCAGTGGCTGTATGCCTGCATTATCACTCATTATTCAGCAGCTTACTGAAGTGGGTGATAGCATTCTGGTACCAACCCCAAGTTTTAATGGCCAGTTACAGCTACTGGCCAGTCTGAAGCGTAAAATTATCGAAATACCGGCCAGTCATGCAGGCGTTGATCTGGACCGGCTGGAACAGATGATGCAAAGCGGGCAGGTAAAGGCCTGTCTGATGACTGCGAATTACCAGAATCCGCTTGGCTACTGTCTGACCAATACAGAAAAGGCACAGATTGCACAGCTGGCAGAACGCTACCGCTGTTATGTGATTGAAGATGATATTTATGCTGAATGCGGCTTTAATCTGGAACGACCATTACCTATTAAGTACTGGGATCAGGCCGGTTATGTCATCTACTGCGGTTCAGTTTCCAAGTCTTTATCATCTGCTTACCGCATTGGGTGGGTATGTATCAGCCAGCAGCTACAGTCTTTTAGAATCGGGTTATTAAATGGAAATGCCATCGTCAATACACCATTGCAGCTTGCACTGGCCGATCTGATATATAGCCGCAGTTACCGTGAACATTTAAATAGTTTACGCCCCCGTCTTATGCAGCAGGTAAGACAATATCAGGAATATATTTTAAAGGCTTTTCAAGGCGTTAAAATCGGTCTAAGTCAGCCTGAGGGTGGTTATGCCCTGTGGCTGGAATTTCCGGTACAGATTGACGGACTAGAAATGTATCATTTTGCACAGCGGCATGGTATTAACATTGTACCGGGAGAAGTATTTGGAGAAGACCGGCGCTACCGGCATTTTATCCGTTTAAATGCCGGACATGGCTTAAGTCATGAGATCTGCCAGTCAATTGATAAACTGGCAGAATGGGTAAAACAAAAACTTGATAACACAGACAGTTAG